One genomic segment of Profundibacter amoris includes these proteins:
- a CDS encoding A24 family peptidase, producing MWYLPFVLPIALWVAWSDLKYMKIYNNAVLAMLGIYLVLGFFTLPLDQYLWHMTHFVIVLVIGFILNYLNMVGAGDAKIAAAMAPFIMREDAVMVAYLLAALILLTYFTHRLARMLSFVRNLAPEWESWDRKDFPMGVTISATFIAYLVLGILYGQ from the coding sequence ATGTGGTATCTTCCCTTTGTCCTGCCCATAGCCCTATGGGTGGCATGGAGCGATTTGAAATACATGAAAATCTACAACAATGCCGTATTGGCAATGTTGGGAATTTATCTGGTGTTGGGCTTTTTCACATTACCGCTGGATCAATACTTGTGGCACATGACACATTTCGTGATTGTTCTGGTGATTGGATTTATCCTGAACTATCTGAATATGGTCGGGGCCGGGGATGCAAAAATCGCCGCAGCGATGGCCCCCTTTATCATGCGAGAAGACGCGGTCATGGTGGCTTATCTTTTGGCCGCGCTGATCTTGCTGACATATTTCACCCACCGGCTGGCACGAATGCTATCCTTTGTGCGCAATCTGGCCCCGGAATGGGAAAGCTGGGATCGCAAGGATTTCCCGATGGGCGTCACAATAAGTGCAACGTTCATCGCCTATCTGGTCCTCGGGATCCTATACGGCCAATAG
- the ftsH gene encoding ATP-dependent zinc metalloprotease FtsH — protein MGNARNLAFWVVLFMLILALFNLFSNGESALNSRQMTYSEFVQAVNDGTVASVTLDGEKVLIKGKDGQEYATIKPSDAEVTKMLIDKGVKVNAAPQEQSAFVSLISLLLPVLLLIGFWFFMMNRMQGGGKGGAMGFGKSKAKMLTEREGRVTFDDVAGIDEAKEELEEIVEFLRNPQKFSRLGGKIPKGALLIGPPGTGKTLLARSVAGEAGVPFFTISGSDFVEMFVGVGASRVRDMFEQAKKNAPCIVFIDEIDAVGRARGVGMGGGNDEREQTLNQLLVEMDGFEANEGVIILAATNRADVLDPALLRPGRFDRQVQVPNPDIKGREKILNVHAAKVPLGPDVDLRIIARGSPGFSGADLANLVNEAALMAARLDRRFVTMEDFEKAKDKVMMGAERRSMVLTDEQKEMTAYHEAGHAIVGIKLPKCDPVYKATIIPRGGALGMVMSLPEFDQLNYFKDQVEQKIAMAMAGKAAEIMKWGPDHVSNGPSGDIQQASALARAMIMRWGMSDKVGNIDYQAAHEGYQGNGAGGLSISAATQELIETEVKRVIDEGYATATNILKKHKKEFELLAQGLLEYETLTGEEIQRVMKGEPPQSDDDDEDKGSVSSVVAVPKTKPKPKPKSKDDGMEPEPST, from the coding sequence GTGGGCAACGCTAGAAATCTGGCTTTCTGGGTCGTGCTGTTTATGCTGATCCTCGCTTTGTTCAATCTGTTCAGCAATGGCGAAAGCGCCCTGAATTCCCGCCAAATGACCTATTCGGAATTTGTGCAGGCCGTGAATGACGGCACTGTTGCCTCGGTCACGCTGGACGGGGAAAAGGTTCTGATCAAAGGCAAGGACGGGCAGGAATATGCCACGATCAAGCCATCGGACGCCGAAGTCACCAAGATGCTGATCGACAAAGGCGTCAAGGTAAACGCCGCCCCGCAGGAACAATCCGCCTTTGTATCGCTGATATCGCTGTTGTTGCCGGTGCTGCTGCTGATCGGTTTCTGGTTCTTTATGATGAACCGGATGCAAGGTGGCGGCAAAGGCGGGGCCATGGGCTTTGGTAAATCCAAGGCCAAGATGCTGACCGAACGCGAGGGTCGCGTGACCTTTGACGATGTGGCCGGCATTGACGAGGCCAAGGAAGAACTGGAAGAGATCGTCGAATTCCTGCGCAACCCGCAGAAATTTTCCCGTCTGGGCGGCAAAATCCCCAAAGGTGCGCTGCTGATCGGGCCTCCGGGCACGGGTAAAACCCTGCTGGCGCGTTCTGTCGCCGGCGAGGCAGGCGTGCCGTTCTTTACAATTTCCGGTTCGGATTTTGTGGAAATGTTTGTCGGCGTTGGCGCCAGCCGCGTGCGCGACATGTTCGAGCAAGCCAAGAAAAATGCGCCTTGCATCGTGTTCATCGACGAAATCGATGCCGTGGGCCGTGCCCGTGGCGTCGGCATGGGCGGTGGCAATGACGAACGCGAACAGACATTGAACCAGTTGCTGGTGGAAATGGACGGCTTTGAGGCAAACGAGGGCGTGATCATTCTGGCCGCAACCAACCGCGCCGATGTTCTGGACCCGGCATTGCTGCGCCCCGGCCGTTTTGACCGTCAGGTTCAGGTGCCCAACCCCGATATCAAGGGCCGCGAGAAGATTTTGAATGTGCATGCCGCCAAGGTGCCTTTGGGGCCGGATGTGGACCTGCGTATCATTGCTCGCGGCAGCCCCGGTTTTTCCGGTGCCGACCTTGCCAATCTGGTGAACGAGGCAGCGCTGATGGCGGCCCGTCTGGACCGTCGTTTCGTCACGATGGAAGATTTTGAAAAAGCCAAAGACAAGGTGATGATGGGGGCCGAGCGCCGTTCAATGGTTCTGACCGACGAGCAAAAGGAAATGACTGCCTACCACGAAGCCGGTCACGCCATTGTCGGGATCAAGCTGCCCAAATGTGATCCGGTCTATAAGGCTACGATCATTCCGCGTGGTGGTGCATTGGGCATGGTGATGAGCCTGCCCGAGTTCGATCAGCTGAACTACTTCAAGGATCAGGTGGAACAGAAGATCGCCATGGCAATGGCCGGCAAGGCCGCCGAGATCATGAAATGGGGCCCTGATCATGTATCAAACGGCCCGTCGGGTGACATCCAGCAGGCCTCGGCTCTGGCCCGCGCCATGATCATGCGCTGGGGCATGTCCGACAAGGTGGGCAATATTGATTATCAGGCCGCGCACGAGGGTTATCAGGGCAACGGTGCCGGTGGCCTGTCGATTTCGGCTGCCACGCAGGAGTTGATCGAGACCGAAGTGAAGCGGGTGATCGACGAAGGTTACGCAACCGCCACAAATATCCTGAAAAAGCACAAGAAGGAATTCGAGCTTCTTGCGCAGGGTCTGTTGGAATACGAAACCCTGACCGGCGAGGAAATCCAGCGGGTGATGAAGGGCGAGCCGCCTCAATCGGACGATGATGACGAGGACAAGGGCAGTGTATCCAGTGTTGTGGCTGTGCCCAAGACCAAGCCGAAACCCAAGCCCAAGTCCAAGGACGACGGTATGGAGCCGGAGCCTTCGACCTAG
- a CDS encoding type II secretion system F family protein encodes MGFIDSINTTLTDMFGPFGPLLAVGILGLFLILLTIPVLMNQKEDPLDKLRKANAAQKSKGKKNQLRQAQGSNKLEKYSNFLEPQNEEEYSAIRLKLLQAGYPSKTAVRTFHFVQFLLGLSGLALGTLYAMTIGATDDQTTTNLVLSILAPGVIGYMAPKYWVSRRQQAREEEIINGFPDALDMMLVCVEAGQSLDQSIIRVSEEIRSGFPALADEFSLVSQEMKAGKDRVSVLRDMSERVGVTDVASFVTVLIQSATFGTSVADALRVFSAEMRDKRVMRAEEAANKLPTKMTLATMLLTLPPLLVILIGPSVYGMSVMLAGANF; translated from the coding sequence ATGGGTTTTATTGATAGTATCAACACAACGCTGACCGACATGTTCGGCCCCTTCGGACCGCTATTGGCGGTGGGTATCCTTGGGCTGTTTCTGATCCTTCTGACCATTCCGGTCCTGATGAACCAGAAAGAAGATCCGCTGGATAAACTGCGCAAAGCCAACGCAGCCCAGAAATCCAAAGGCAAAAAGAACCAGTTGCGTCAGGCGCAAGGCAGCAACAAGCTGGAAAAATACTCGAACTTTCTGGAACCCCAGAACGAAGAGGAATATTCAGCCATTCGCCTGAAACTGCTGCAAGCGGGATACCCGTCTAAGACCGCTGTGCGCACCTTCCACTTTGTGCAATTCCTGCTTGGGCTTAGCGGCCTGGCACTTGGGACTTTATATGCCATGACCATCGGGGCCACAGACGATCAGACAACAACCAATCTGGTCCTTAGCATTCTGGCCCCCGGTGTCATCGGCTATATGGCGCCAAAATATTGGGTTTCCCGTCGTCAGCAGGCCCGGGAAGAAGAAATCATCAACGGATTTCCCGACGCGCTGGACATGATGCTGGTTTGTGTCGAAGCCGGTCAATCGCTTGACCAATCTATCATCCGCGTTTCCGAGGAAATCCGCTCGGGCTTCCCTGCCCTCGCAGATGAATTCTCGCTGGTGTCGCAGGAAATGAAAGCCGGTAAAGACCGCGTTAGTGTTTTGCGGGATATGTCGGAACGTGTTGGCGTCACCGATGTGGCCTCGTTTGTGACGGTTTTGATCCAGTCGGCGACGTTCGGGACCTCGGTTGCGGACGCATTGCGTGTCTTTTCGGCCGAAATGCGCGACAAACGGGTGATGCGGGCCGAAGAAGCCGCAAACAAGTTGCCAACCAAAATGACACTTGCCACAATGCTTCTGACATTGCCGCCGTTGCTGGTCATTCTGATTGGCCCGTCGGTTTATGGTATGTCGGTTATGTTGGCAGGGGCGAACTTCTAG
- a CDS encoding crotonase/enoyl-CoA hydratase family protein codes for MSDRVRIGESGGIATVTLTRADKRNALDLDMINAIVAAGEALMERRDIRAVVLCGDGPAFSAGLDTGTFQMLMAEVAKAGGIMTRTHGTSNLFQRAAMVWADLPMPVIAALHGYAFGGAFQIMLGADIRVAAPDTQFSIMEGKWGLVPDMGGMVLMRRLARGDVIRRLTYTAEVFDAAQALDWGFVTELAEDPLERAQVLAEEIAGRSPDAVREAKAMIRACEYADESEVLLLESAAQGRLIGSPNQIEALMAGFEKRAPKFKD; via the coding sequence ATGTCTGATCGGGTTCGTATCGGGGAAAGCGGTGGCATCGCCACCGTCACCCTGACCCGCGCCGACAAGCGCAACGCGCTGGATCTGGATATGATCAACGCCATCGTTGCGGCGGGTGAAGCCTTGATGGAGCGGCGCGATATCCGCGCCGTGGTTCTGTGTGGCGACGGGCCGGCCTTTTCGGCCGGTCTGGATACCGGCACCTTCCAGATGCTGATGGCCGAGGTCGCCAAGGCAGGCGGCATCATGACCCGCACACATGGCACCTCCAACCTGTTCCAGCGCGCCGCAATGGTCTGGGCCGATCTGCCGATGCCGGTTATTGCCGCGCTGCATGGCTATGCCTTTGGCGGCGCGTTCCAGATCATGCTGGGAGCCGATATCCGCGTGGCCGCCCCCGACACACAGTTTTCCATCATGGAAGGCAAATGGGGGCTGGTGCCGGATATGGGTGGCATGGTTCTGATGCGGCGTCTGGCGCGCGGCGATGTAATCCGTCGGCTGACCTATACCGCCGAAGTGTTTGACGCCGCGCAGGCGCTGGACTGGGGCTTTGTCACCGAACTGGCGGAGGATCCGCTGGAACGGGCACAGGTGCTGGCCGAAGAAATCGCGGGGCGCAGCCCCGACGCTGTGCGCGAGGCCAAGGCGATGATCCGTGCCTGCGAATATGCGGATGAGTCCGAGGTGCTGTTACTGGAATCCGCCGCCCAGGGACGCCTGATCGGCAGCCCGAACCAGATCGAGGCATTGATGGCAGGTTTCGAGAAACGCGCGCCAAAGTTCAAAGACTAA
- a CDS encoding formate--tetrahydrofolate ligase codes for MSFKTDIEIAREAKKKPIQEIGEKLGIPTEHLLPYGHDKAKVSQEFIESIKNNRKGKLILVTAINPTPAGEGKTTTTVGLADGMNRIGKKAAICIREASLGPCFGMKGGAAGGGYAQVVPMEEMNLHFTGDFHAITSAHNLLSAMIDNHIYWGNELGIDERRVTWKRVLDMNDRALRDTVTSLGGVANGFPRQTGFDITVASEVMAILCLSNNLEDLQERLGNIIVAYTRKREPIYCRDIKADGAMTVLLKDAMQPNLVQTLENNPAFVHGGPFANIAHGCNSVIATNTALRLADYVVTEAGFGADLGAEKFMNIKCRKANLSPDVVVIVATVRAMKMNGGVARKDLGPENVQAVIDGCPNLGRHIGNMKSFGVPVVVAINHFVTDTDAEIQAVQEYVASQGSEAILSRHWELGGEGAEHLAERVVEIADSGISQFAPLYVDDLPLFEKIERIAHSIYRASEVIADKKVRDQLRAWEEAGYGHLPICMAKTQYSFSTDPNLRGAPTGHTIPIREVRLSAGAGFIVVVCGDIMTMPGLPSRPAAEGIGLNDDGEVEGLF; via the coding sequence ATGAGCTTTAAAACCGACATTGAGATCGCCCGTGAAGCGAAGAAGAAGCCGATTCAGGAAATCGGCGAGAAGCTGGGCATTCCGACCGAGCATCTGCTGCCCTACGGTCACGACAAAGCCAAAGTCAGTCAGGAATTCATCGAAAGCATCAAGAACAATCGCAAAGGCAAGCTGATCCTTGTCACCGCGATCAACCCGACTCCGGCGGGCGAGGGCAAGACCACCACCACGGTGGGTCTGGCCGACGGGATGAACCGGATCGGCAAAAAGGCGGCGATCTGTATTCGCGAGGCGTCCTTGGGTCCGTGTTTTGGCATGAAGGGTGGGGCCGCTGGCGGGGGCTATGCCCAAGTGGTGCCGATGGAGGAAATGAACCTGCATTTCACCGGCGATTTCCACGCCATTACCTCGGCGCACAACCTGCTCAGCGCGATGATCGACAACCACATCTACTGGGGTAACGAACTGGGCATAGACGAGCGCCGCGTGACCTGGAAGCGGGTGCTGGACATGAACGACCGCGCCCTGCGCGACACGGTGACCTCGCTTGGCGGCGTGGCCAACGGCTTTCCGCGCCAGACTGGTTTTGACATCACGGTGGCGTCCGAAGTGATGGCCATCCTGTGCCTGTCGAACAACCTTGAGGATTTGCAGGAACGTCTGGGCAATATCATCGTCGCCTACACCCGCAAGCGCGAGCCGATTTACTGTCGCGACATCAAGGCCGATGGCGCCATGACGGTGCTGCTGAAGGACGCGATGCAGCCCAACCTGGTGCAAACGCTGGAAAACAATCCGGCCTTTGTGCATGGCGGACCCTTCGCCAATATCGCGCATGGTTGCAACAGCGTGATCGCCACCAACACCGCCCTGCGGCTGGCCGATTATGTGGTGACCGAGGCCGGTTTCGGCGCCGATCTGGGGGCCGAGAAATTCATGAACATCAAGTGTCGAAAGGCGAACCTGTCGCCGGATGTGGTGGTGATCGTGGCCACGGTGCGGGCGATGAAAATGAACGGCGGTGTGGCCCGCAAGGATCTGGGGCCGGAGAATGTGCAGGCGGTGATCGACGGTTGCCCGAACCTTGGCCGTCACATCGGCAATATGAAATCCTTCGGTGTGCCGGTGGTGGTGGCGATCAACCATTTCGTCACCGATACCGATGCGGAAATCCAGGCGGTGCAGGAATATGTGGCCTCGCAAGGGTCCGAAGCAATCCTGTCGCGCCACTGGGAACTGGGCGGCGAGGGGGCCGAACATCTGGCCGAACGGGTGGTGGAAATTGCCGACAGCGGCATTTCGCAGTTCGCACCGCTTTATGTTGACGACCTGCCTTTGTTCGAAAAGATCGAGCGCATCGCCCATTCGATCTATCGCGCGTCCGAAGTGATCGCCGACAAAAAGGTCCGCGACCAGCTGCGCGCATGGGAAGAGGCGGGATATGGCCATCTGCCGATCTGCATGGCCAAAACGCAGTATTCGTTTTCCACCGACCCGAACCTGCGCGGTGCCCCGACCGGCCACACCATCCCGATCCGCGAAGTGCGCCTGTCAGCGGGTGCCGGATTTATCGTTGTGGTTTGCGGTGACATCATGACCATGCCCGGCCTGCCCAGCCGCCCGGCCGCCGAAGGCATCGGCTTGAATGACGATGGCGAAGTCGAGGGGCTGTTCTAG
- a CDS encoding P-loop NTPase family protein, translating into MNMETSGVIAPPAPRRMSEMELPQVMMRDILLKTMFRQNQEQVSELSKSLCLPIPVTQELVDLAREQKLLQATGTLHAGSGGEMGYQLTDAGKARALDALSQSEYYGAMPVPLDVYAEQVKRQSIRNIQITREQLTGAMGHLILPDELLDHLGPAVSSGRSILMYGPPGNGKSSISNGIRDALGDKIFVPRAIEYAGQVITVYDPIVHTAVEEEADDPNSLRRKGNRFDTRYVRCERPTVITGGELTLDMLDLVYNPTARTYQAPLQLKSTGGVFIVDDLGRQAEPPQALINRWIVPLEESKDILSLQSGEKFTVPFDTLVIFSTNFHPNEIFDRAALRRIFFKIKIDGPSQEDFLKIFAMVARKKKLPLDEATLVHMLKEKYPTIENVYANYQPIFLIDQMIAICEFEGIPNQMRPDLLDRAWANMFVKDEEIIH; encoded by the coding sequence ATGAACATGGAAACCTCCGGCGTTATTGCGCCCCCCGCCCCGCGCCGCATGAGCGAAATGGAACTTCCGCAGGTAATGATGCGCGACATCCTGCTGAAAACGATGTTCCGGCAAAATCAGGAACAGGTCAGCGAGCTGTCCAAATCCCTCTGCCTGCCCATTCCAGTCACACAGGAACTGGTCGATCTGGCGCGCGAACAAAAACTGCTTCAGGCCACGGGGACATTGCATGCCGGGTCCGGCGGTGAAATGGGGTATCAGCTGACCGACGCCGGCAAGGCCCGCGCGCTGGACGCCCTGTCGCAATCCGAATATTACGGCGCCATGCCGGTGCCGCTGGATGTTTACGCCGAACAGGTCAAACGCCAGTCGATCCGCAATATCCAGATCACCCGCGAGCAGTTAACCGGTGCCATGGGCCACCTGATCCTGCCCGATGAACTGCTGGACCATCTTGGGCCTGCGGTCAGCTCGGGCCGCTCGATCCTGATGTATGGCCCTCCGGGCAATGGTAAATCCTCGATCTCGAACGGGATCCGCGATGCGCTGGGGGACAAAATCTTTGTGCCGCGCGCGATCGAATACGCCGGTCAGGTGATCACGGTCTATGACCCGATCGTCCACACCGCCGTCGAAGAAGAAGCCGACGACCCCAACAGCCTGCGCCGCAAAGGCAACCGGTTCGATACCCGTTATGTGCGCTGTGAACGCCCGACCGTGATTACCGGTGGTGAATTGACACTGGACATGCTGGATCTGGTCTACAACCCGACCGCCCGCACCTATCAGGCGCCGTTGCAGTTGAAATCCACCGGCGGCGTGTTCATCGTGGATGACCTTGGCCGACAGGCCGAACCGCCACAGGCCCTGATCAACCGCTGGATTGTTCCGCTGGAAGAAAGCAAAGATATTCTGTCACTGCAATCGGGCGAGAAATTCACCGTGCCCTTTGACACGCTGGTTATCTTCTCGACCAACTTCCACCCGAACGAAATCTTTGACCGCGCGGCTTTGCGCCGGATTTTCTTCAAAATCAAGATTGACGGCCCCTCGCAAGAGGACTTCCTGAAAATCTTTGCTATGGTCGCCCGCAAGAAAAAGCTGCCGCTGGACGAGGCAACCCTGGTGCATATGCTCAAGGAAAAATACCCGACCATCGAAAATGTCTATGCGAACTATCAGCCGATCTTCCTGATCGACCAGATGATCGCGATTTGCGAATTCGAGGGTATCCCGAACCAGATGCGCCCCGACCTGCTGGATCGGGCCTGGGCCAATATGTTCGTCAAAGACGAAGAGATCATTCACTAA
- a CDS encoding tetratricopeptide repeat protein: MKQNWVGFILALSLLTACDPAGGFQRNTDNPFAPTGHPKRGESVDGLLVGHRLMAAGEYELALKAYYRAAGEQGMTADVYSALGSANLKLGRLGQAETMLRKAVKADQKFPPAWNNLGVVLMERGKTAEARQVFRTAYALDSGQSDSIRDNLRLAIAKSQDTGYTGPDNDDNFSLVRRGHGSFLLLSTP; encoded by the coding sequence ATGAAACAAAACTGGGTTGGGTTCATTCTGGCGCTAAGCCTGTTAACCGCTTGCGATCCCGCTGGCGGTTTTCAGCGTAATACCGACAATCCCTTTGCCCCCACCGGTCACCCCAAACGCGGTGAATCTGTTGACGGGCTGCTTGTTGGCCACCGGTTGATGGCCGCTGGCGAATATGAACTTGCGCTAAAAGCCTATTATCGTGCGGCCGGCGAACAAGGGATGACCGCTGATGTCTATAGCGCCCTTGGATCCGCGAACCTGAAACTTGGCCGGTTGGGGCAGGCAGAAACCATGCTGCGCAAGGCGGTCAAAGCCGATCAAAAGTTCCCTCCGGCCTGGAACAACCTGGGGGTTGTCCTGATGGAACGCGGGAAAACAGCCGAGGCACGTCAGGTATTCCGCACGGCATATGCGCTGGATAGTGGCCAAAGTGACTCCATTCGCGACAATTTGCGTCTGGCTATCGCAAAATCACAGGATACTGGTTATACTGGCCCAGATAACGACGATAATTTCTCATTGGTGCGGCGAGGCCACGGAAGCTTTCTGTTGCTTTCCACACCATAA
- a CDS encoding tetratricopeptide repeat protein encodes MRQTKLISLCLTAVIALSACEKQSDAKVNRTLKDLNVIDESNLSSIMLTVGDPNEAVAYFRKSSAENPDRIDLQRGLAKSLVRAKKPREASIVWAKIVQHPESTNEDRVELADSLIRTNDWKKAKTVLDSVPPTFETYKRYRLEAMVADSNKDWKKSDSFYEIAVGLTTNPGNALNNWGYSKLTRGDYSEAERLFNESLTYNRNSFTAKNNLALARGAQRNYTLPVVPMTQTERAQLLYTLALSAIKQGDVATGKGLLKEAIDTHPQHFEAAARSLNALENNVTN; translated from the coding sequence ATGCGCCAAACTAAACTTATCTCTCTGTGTCTCACAGCCGTAATAGCGCTGTCAGCATGTGAAAAGCAAAGCGACGCCAAGGTCAATCGCACCCTGAAAGACCTGAATGTCATCGATGAAAGCAACCTGAGCAGCATCATGCTGACGGTTGGTGATCCGAACGAGGCGGTTGCCTATTTCCGCAAATCCAGCGCCGAAAATCCCGACCGGATTGATCTGCAACGCGGACTTGCCAAATCTTTAGTCCGCGCCAAAAAGCCACGCGAAGCCTCGATTGTCTGGGCCAAGATTGTCCAACACCCCGAGAGCACAAATGAAGACCGCGTAGAGCTGGCTGATTCCCTGATCCGGACCAACGACTGGAAAAAAGCCAAAACGGTTCTGGACAGTGTTCCCCCCACATTCGAAACCTACAAACGCTACCGGCTGGAAGCGATGGTGGCGGACAGCAACAAGGACTGGAAGAAATCCGACAGTTTTTACGAGATCGCCGTGGGCCTGACCACCAATCCGGGCAATGCACTGAACAACTGGGGCTATTCGAAACTGACCCGTGGGGATTACAGCGAGGCCGAGCGCCTGTTCAATGAATCCCTGACCTACAATCGCAACAGCTTTACCGCCAAAAACAACCTAGCGCTGGCCCGTGGTGCGCAACGCAATTACACCCTGCCGGTTGTTCCCATGACCCAGACAGAGCGGGCACAGCTGCTGTATACCCTTGCCCTGTCAGCAATCAAACAAGGCGACGTTGCAACCGGCAAAGGCCTGTTGAAAGAAGCCATAGACACCCACCCGCAGCACTTCGAGGCCGCAGCGCGTTCTCTGAATGCGCTGGAAAACAATGTGACAAACTAA
- a CDS encoding MOSC domain-containing protein, whose amino-acid sequence MPALKSTNFKGRIVWLGLNANRKDTLRSVPVPVMELTLAGCAGESHAGLTRPSCARVVGQYPRGTEIRNTRQLSIMSAEELARIAAKMGIEAVDPAWLGLSMVVEGIPDFTQIPPSSRLQVGDGATLTVDMENRPCNLPAPVIDAESPGMGRAFKQAAKGLRGVTAWVERAGLLRVGDKIILHIPDQPVWPHLSRARQQ is encoded by the coding sequence ATGCCTGCACTGAAGTCAACGAATTTCAAAGGCCGGATTGTCTGGCTGGGGCTGAATGCCAACCGCAAGGATACTCTGCGCAGTGTTCCCGTGCCGGTAATGGAACTGACCCTTGCCGGATGTGCAGGCGAAAGCCATGCGGGTCTGACGCGTCCTTCTTGTGCCCGTGTGGTTGGTCAATACCCGCGCGGCACCGAAATTCGCAATACACGCCAGCTTAGCATTATGTCTGCCGAAGAACTGGCCCGGATCGCGGCCAAGATGGGTATCGAGGCGGTTGATCCCGCATGGCTCGGGCTGTCGATGGTGGTCGAGGGTATCCCCGATTTCACCCAGATCCCGCCTTCATCGCGTCTGCAGGTTGGGGACGGGGCAACGCTAACGGTGGACATGGAAAACCGCCCCTGCAACCTGCCCGCCCCCGTGATCGACGCGGAATCACCTGGTATGGGTCGGGCGTTCAAACAGGCGGCCAAAGGATTGCGCGGCGTCACAGCCTGGGTCGAGCGCGCAGGATTATTGCGCGTCGGGGACAAGATTATTCTACATATTCCGGACCAGCCTGTCTGGCCACATCTGTCCCGCGCACGCCAACAATAA
- the folD gene encoding bifunctional methylenetetrahydrofolate dehydrogenase/methenyltetrahydrofolate cyclohydrolase FolD, whose protein sequence is MTAEIIDGKAFAARVREKVAVHVARLKDDHGITPGLAVVLVGEDPASQVYVRSKGKMTVEVGMNSYEHKLGADTSEADLLALIDSLNNDPAVHGILVQLPLPDHLNEDLVINAIDPAKDVDGFCIANVGRLATGQKSMVPCTPLGCLMMLRDHHGSLSGLDAVVIGRSNIVGKPMAQLLLGDSCTVTIAHSRTKDLPDVVRRADIVVAAVGRAQMVPGDWIKKGATVIDVGINRIDAPEKGEGKTRLVGDVDFASAVEVAGAITPVPGGVGPMTIACLLANTVTACSRANGLEEPEELTV, encoded by the coding sequence ATGACAGCGGAAATTATCGACGGCAAGGCTTTTGCGGCCAGGGTGCGGGAAAAGGTGGCAGTGCATGTGGCACGGCTGAAGGATGATCACGGTATCACGCCGGGGTTGGCGGTGGTGCTGGTGGGCGAGGATCCGGCATCGCAGGTCTATGTGCGCTCCAAGGGGAAGATGACCGTCGAGGTCGGGATGAATTCCTATGAGCACAAGCTGGGCGCCGACACCTCCGAGGCCGATTTGCTGGCGCTGATCGACAGCCTGAACAATGACCCCGCGGTGCACGGTATTCTGGTGCAACTGCCGCTGCCCGACCATCTGAACGAAGACCTTGTGATCAATGCGATTGATCCGGCCAAGGATGTGGACGGGTTTTGCATTGCCAATGTGGGCCGTCTGGCCACGGGGCAGAAAAGCATGGTGCCTTGCACGCCGCTGGGGTGTCTGATGATGCTGCGGGATCATCATGGATCATTGTCCGGTCTGGATGCGGTTGTGATTGGCCGCAGTAACATCGTTGGCAAACCGATGGCGCAATTGCTGTTGGGCGATAGTTGCACGGTGACAATCGCCCATTCCCGCACCAAGGATCTGCCCGATGTGGTGCGCCGCGCCGATATTGTTGTGGCCGCCGTGGGACGGGCGCAAATGGTGCCCGGGGACTGGATCAAAAAGGGTGCAACCGTAATTGATGTGGGGATCAACCGGATCGATGCACCGGAAAAGGGCGAGGGCAAAACGCGGCTGGTGGGGGATGTTGATTTCGCCAGCGCGGTGGAAGTTGCAGGGGCGATCACGCCGGTGCCCGGCGGTGTGGGGCCAATGACGATTGCCTGTCTGCTGGCCAACACCGTGACAGCCTGTTCGCGGGCGAACGGGTTGGAAGAGCCTGAAGAGTTGACGGTTTAG